The following are from one region of the Actinomyces sp. oral taxon 897 genome:
- a CDS encoding ATP-binding cassette domain-containing protein — MPEKNSTWTPQDPVIELRGAHVVHKSRTGSLLRPDKVHAVNDVSLTVRRGETLGLVGESGCGKSTTARLMVGLQAPTAGEVYFKGRRLGHRASDRRALGRSVSMVFQDPATALNPRMVVHDTLIDPLNVHGVGSPREREAKVRDLLHLVGLPPSALDVLPRQISGGQRQRVAIARALALDPDIIVADEPTSALDVSVRAQVLNLLQDLKASLGLGLVFISHDINTVRYVSDRIAVMYFGRILELSTTEEIFANPQEEYTRTLLGAVPSLLDR, encoded by the coding sequence ATGCCGGAGAAGAACAGCACCTGGACCCCGCAGGATCCCGTTATCGAGCTGCGTGGCGCCCACGTCGTCCACAAGTCACGCACCGGCAGCCTCCTGCGGCCTGACAAGGTCCACGCGGTCAACGACGTCTCCCTGACTGTGCGCCGTGGCGAGACCCTCGGCCTGGTGGGGGAGTCGGGGTGTGGGAAGTCCACCACCGCCCGCCTCATGGTGGGGCTCCAGGCGCCTACCGCGGGCGAGGTCTACTTCAAGGGCAGGAGGCTGGGGCACCGGGCGTCCGACCGCAGGGCCCTGGGGCGCTCGGTCTCCATGGTCTTCCAGGACCCGGCCACGGCGCTCAACCCCCGCATGGTCGTGCACGACACGCTCATTGACCCGCTCAACGTCCACGGCGTCGGCAGCCCCAGGGAGCGCGAGGCCAAGGTGCGCGACCTGCTCCACCTGGTAGGCCTGCCGCCCAGCGCCCTGGACGTGCTGCCCCGGCAGATCTCCGGCGGGCAGCGCCAGCGCGTGGCCATTGCCCGCGCCCTGGCCCTGGACCCGGATATTATCGTGGCCGACGAGCCCACGAGCGCCCTGGACGTCTCCGTGCGCGCCCAGGTGCTCAACCTCCTGCAGGACCTCAAGGCGAGCCTGGGCCTGGGTCTGGTGTTCATCAGCCACGACATCAACACCGTGCGCTACGTCTCCGACCGGATCGCCGTCATGTACTTCGGCAGGATCCTGGAGCTGAGCACCACCGAGGAGATCTTCGCCAACCCCCAGGAGGAGTACACCCGCACCCTGCTGGGTGCCGTGCCCTCCCTCCTGGACCGCTGA
- a CDS encoding dihydrodipicolinate synthase family protein, which produces MDTRFTGVIPPVVTPFTVQGEIDLESLDRLIDVLIEGGVTGLFSMGSTSEVAYLTDAQRDVVVGRTVERVAGRVPVLVGAIDTTAGRVVEQARRAAALGADAIVSTCPFYALNSEAEYAAHFRAVAASVDLPLFAYDVPVRLGGKKLSRDLLVGLGSEGVLAGVKDSSGDDVAFRRLVMANEDAGHPLALLTGHELVVDGMLLLGADGVVPGYGNVEPRAYRDLWDAAVAGDWARARRIQDEIARNFECVFAVTGRSGDATGVGAFKTAMAALGTIATATMAFPVEPLEPANAQAVLAVLRKNGLL; this is translated from the coding sequence ATGGACACCCGCTTCACCGGCGTCATCCCCCCGGTCGTCACCCCCTTCACCGTCCAGGGTGAGATCGACCTCGAGAGCCTGGACAGGCTTATTGACGTCCTTATCGAGGGAGGTGTCACCGGCCTGTTCTCCATGGGCTCCACCAGTGAGGTGGCCTACCTCACCGACGCCCAGCGTGATGTCGTCGTGGGACGCACCGTCGAGCGCGTCGCCGGGCGCGTGCCCGTCCTGGTGGGGGCTATCGACACCACCGCCGGCCGGGTCGTGGAGCAGGCCAGGCGTGCCGCCGCCCTCGGCGCCGACGCCATCGTGTCCACCTGCCCCTTCTACGCCCTGAACTCCGAGGCCGAGTACGCCGCCCACTTCCGGGCCGTGGCCGCGAGCGTGGACCTCCCCCTGTTCGCCTACGACGTCCCCGTGCGCCTGGGCGGCAAGAAGCTCTCCCGCGACCTCCTGGTGGGCCTGGGAAGCGAGGGCGTCCTGGCCGGCGTCAAGGACTCCTCCGGTGACGACGTCGCCTTCCGCCGCCTGGTCATGGCCAACGAGGACGCCGGCCACCCCCTGGCGCTCCTGACCGGCCACGAGCTCGTCGTGGACGGCATGCTCCTGCTCGGGGCCGACGGAGTCGTGCCCGGGTACGGCAACGTCGAGCCCCGTGCCTACCGTGACCTGTGGGACGCCGCCGTCGCGGGGGACTGGGCCCGGGCCCGCCGGATCCAGGACGAGATCGCCCGGAACTTCGAGTGCGTCTTCGCCGTCACGGGCCGCTCCGGGGACGCCACCGGGGTCGGGGCCTTCAAGACCGCCATGGCGGCCCTGGGCACCATTGCCACCGCCACCATGGCCTTCCCCGTCGAGCCCCTGGAGCCCGCGAACGCCCAGGCCGTCCTGGCCGTCCTGAGGAAGAACGGGCTCCTGTAG
- a CDS encoding ROK family protein encodes MSTTDAAPPLSTPLVVGVDLGGTKMAAALVTADGALAGPLASVPTPARSGPEAVLDAIASVVDTVVSVGTHQAPGAPVTVSAVGVGSAGVVNVSTGTIVSATDAITGWTGTSVATGVRSRLIAQGYGDMPVHVENDVDAYAGGEAWLGAGRDASSVLVVAVGTGVGGSVVINGTTVRGAHYVAGEIGHVPAPGAENEMCTCGRRGHLEAIAAGPQIHRRYLAAGGDPEVANAFEVEQRADAGDPIASLVYRDSAIALGKVLAGVVAVLDPERVVLSGGLARAGELWWAPLRETFRAELIDPLADVPLVRAELGTNAPIIGAARGALRLLGATA; translated from the coding sequence ATGAGTACCACCGACGCCGCCCCGCCCCTCTCCACGCCCCTGGTCGTGGGGGTGGACCTGGGCGGGACCAAGATGGCGGCCGCCCTGGTCACCGCGGACGGCGCGCTGGCCGGCCCCCTGGCCTCCGTGCCCACCCCCGCCCGCAGCGGCCCGGAGGCGGTGCTCGACGCCATTGCCTCGGTGGTCGACACCGTCGTGTCGGTTGGCACCCACCAGGCCCCCGGCGCGCCGGTGACCGTCAGCGCCGTGGGCGTGGGCAGCGCGGGCGTGGTCAACGTCTCCACCGGCACGATCGTCTCGGCCACCGACGCCATCACCGGCTGGACCGGCACGTCGGTCGCCACCGGGGTCCGCTCCCGCCTTATCGCCCAGGGCTACGGGGACATGCCCGTCCACGTCGAGAACGACGTCGACGCCTACGCCGGGGGAGAGGCCTGGCTGGGCGCCGGACGCGACGCCAGCTCGGTCCTGGTCGTCGCCGTGGGGACCGGGGTGGGCGGGTCCGTGGTCATTAACGGCACCACCGTGCGCGGCGCCCACTACGTCGCCGGGGAGATCGGGCACGTCCCCGCCCCGGGGGCCGAGAACGAGATGTGCACCTGCGGGCGCCGTGGCCACCTGGAGGCCATTGCCGCAGGCCCCCAGATCCACCGCCGCTACCTGGCCGCGGGCGGGGACCCGGAGGTGGCCAACGCCTTCGAGGTCGAGCAGCGGGCCGACGCCGGGGACCCCATCGCCTCCCTGGTCTACCGTGACTCCGCCATCGCCCTGGGCAAGGTCCTGGCCGGGGTGGTCGCCGTCCTGGACCCCGAGCGCGTGGTCCTCTCCGGGGGCCTGGCCCGCGCCGGGGAGCTGTGGTGGGCGCCCCTGCGCGAGACCTTCCGCGCCGAGCTCATCGACCCCCTGGCGGACGTACCCCTCGTACGCGCCGAGCTGGGTACCAACGCCCCCATTATCGGCGCCGCCCGCGGCGCCCTCAGGCTCCTGGGCGCCACCGCCTGA
- a CDS encoding N-acetylmannosamine-6-phosphate 2-epimerase, with amino-acid sequence MTSLHPVLAALKGGLIASAQAYPGESMRDPRTMDEVAQACVAGGAVGIRAQGLADLALINQHVDVPVIGLWKDGHDGVFITPTLSHAIAVAATGSQIVALDATRRPRPDGLTLAQTVVGLKDVFPEILVMADCGSLEDARAAQDAGADVIGTTLAGYTGERPRTEGPDIELIDQVAAIAQVPLIVEGRVHTPAQAAQAMDHGAFAVVVGTAITHPTTITSWFVEAVTRR; translated from the coding sequence ATGACCAGCCTCCACCCCGTCCTCGCCGCCCTCAAGGGGGGCCTGATCGCCTCCGCCCAGGCCTACCCCGGTGAGTCCATGCGCGACCCCCGTACCATGGACGAGGTCGCCCAGGCGTGCGTGGCCGGGGGCGCCGTCGGCATCCGCGCCCAGGGCCTGGCGGACCTGGCCCTCATCAACCAGCACGTGGACGTCCCCGTCATCGGCCTGTGGAAGGACGGCCACGACGGCGTCTTCATCACCCCGACCCTGTCCCACGCCATTGCCGTGGCCGCTACCGGCAGCCAGATCGTGGCCCTGGACGCCACCCGGCGTCCCCGCCCCGACGGCCTGACCCTCGCGCAGACCGTCGTCGGCCTCAAGGACGTCTTCCCCGAGATCCTGGTCATGGCGGACTGCGGGTCCCTGGAGGACGCCCGGGCCGCCCAGGACGCGGGTGCCGACGTCATCGGCACCACCCTGGCCGGGTACACCGGGGAGCGGCCCCGCACCGAGGGCCCCGACATTGAGCTCATTGACCAGGTCGCCGCCATCGCCCAGGTCCCCCTCATCGTGGAGGGACGGGTGCACACCCCCGCCCAGGCCGCCCAGGCCATGGACCACGGTGCCTTCGCCGTGGTGGTCGGGACCGCCATCACCCACCCGACGACGATCACCTCCTGGTTCGTGGAGGCGGTCACCCGACGCTAG
- a CDS encoding HU family DNA-binding protein, translated as MSVNRTELIAAIAEKAGLTKTDADTFLGAFQDVLVENVAKGEAVKITGLMGVERVERAARTGRNPRTGEEIQIPAGYGVKLTVGSALKKAVQA; from the coding sequence ATGTCCGTCAACCGCACTGAGCTCATTGCCGCCATCGCTGAGAAGGCTGGTCTGACCAAGACCGACGCCGACACCTTCCTCGGCGCCTTCCAGGACGTCCTGGTGGAGAACGTCGCCAAGGGTGAGGCCGTCAAGATCACCGGTCTCATGGGGGTCGAGCGCGTCGAGCGCGCCGCCCGCACCGGTCGCAACCCGCGCACGGGCGAGGAGATCCAGATCCCGGCCGGCTACGGCGTCAAGCTCACTGTCGGCTCCGCCCTCAAGAAGGCCGTCCAGGCCTGA
- a CDS encoding ABC transporter ATP-binding protein: MTDVTVKPSPDGVPSHSAPPAPGATAPYAHGAHPGTSALALQGLYKAYGQTLAVNDLWLDIPAGSLYAMVGPNGAGKTTTLSMATGLLTPDSGRALVHGVDVWAEPVRAKALIGVLPDGLRTFDRLNGLELVTYSGLLRGTDRDTVVRRATELLHVLELWEAGTTMVADYSAGMRKKVHLACALVHSPSVLVLDEPFEAVDPVSAQTIQAILTDFVRAGGTVVISSHVMATVERLCDHVAVINAGRVVAAGTVAEVADGMDLDQRFAQLVGARVRTEGLSWLRPSSD, translated from the coding sequence ATGACAGACGTCACGGTGAAGCCGTCCCCCGACGGCGTCCCTAGCCACTCCGCCCCTCCTGCACCGGGTGCCACTGCACCCTACGCGCACGGTGCTCACCCAGGTACCAGCGCCCTGGCCCTCCAGGGCCTGTACAAGGCCTACGGACAGACCCTGGCGGTGAACGACCTCTGGCTGGATATCCCCGCGGGCAGCCTCTACGCCATGGTGGGCCCCAACGGCGCCGGCAAGACCACCACCCTGTCCATGGCCACCGGCCTGCTCACCCCCGACTCCGGGCGCGCCCTCGTCCACGGGGTGGACGTGTGGGCCGAGCCCGTCCGCGCCAAGGCCCTCATCGGGGTCCTGCCCGACGGCCTGCGCACCTTCGACCGGCTCAACGGCCTGGAGCTGGTCACCTACTCCGGGCTCCTGCGCGGCACGGACCGGGACACGGTGGTACGTCGCGCCACCGAGCTCCTCCACGTGCTGGAGCTGTGGGAGGCCGGGACCACCATGGTGGCCGACTACTCCGCGGGCATGCGCAAGAAGGTCCACCTGGCCTGCGCCCTGGTCCACTCACCCAGCGTCCTGGTCCTGGACGAGCCCTTCGAGGCCGTGGACCCGGTCTCCGCCCAGACCATCCAGGCGATCCTGACCGACTTCGTGCGCGCAGGCGGCACCGTGGTCATCTCCAGCCACGTCATGGCCACCGTGGAGCGCCTGTGCGACCACGTGGCCGTCATTAACGCCGGACGGGTCGTGGCGGCGGGGACCGTCGCCGAGGTGGCCGACGGCATGGACCTGGACCAGCGCTTCGCCCAGCTCGTGGGTGCCCGGGTACGGACGGAGGGGCTGTCGTGGCTGCGACCCTCGTCCGACTGA
- a CDS encoding transporter has product MAATLVRLRWRLTLNAVRSSVWAVIGLLAGGAYAVGAVSVLTGGAVLLGAAGDVTSVSLVLGALGALLVAGWTLVPLLLTGQDGTLDPRALAAWVAPSRTLARGLLVAAACGLPGLATGVVCLLPLLVWALSGQWAAVASALVMAPVALATCVILSRVVVTAAGLSTTRRGRDRVALVAVAAVLLGSLVPSLLNGLALGEGLEALRPVARAVGLTPLGWTFAVPGLVATGQWALAAACALGAVALPVLLMALWYRVVRRVMVTPVSGSGPSHGYAVVTRKPDRSSSAAGSAGDAAGTDADSLVDVLPWARRLGRLMPVPAAAVAARCLRYWRTDPRYLAQLLGLCLVPVLLVVVVAVGPAAGTSVVGHLAWGGAPAGLLALPVVLGLLTGWSLHDDLGYDSTARWSHLSAALCGRDDLLGRIVAAALWQIPVIVVSTLLVAGWTGHWRWVPVVLGTALALLGCAYGWSAVTSVLMPYEVNAPGDSPLRSRTSGTALLASLVQMAGWVVLAAVTAPVWGAGILVVLAGSWAWGTAVALLGLGWGLAGTCLGVHRAGVLLERRGARLLATIRSWPGHDQPG; this is encoded by the coding sequence GTGGCTGCGACCCTCGTCCGACTGAGGTGGCGTCTGACCCTCAACGCCGTGCGGAGCAGCGTCTGGGCCGTTATCGGCCTCCTGGCGGGCGGGGCGTACGCCGTCGGCGCAGTCAGTGTCCTGACCGGTGGGGCCGTCCTCCTGGGGGCCGCCGGTGACGTCACCAGCGTCTCCCTGGTCCTGGGGGCCCTCGGTGCCCTCCTCGTCGCGGGGTGGACCCTTGTCCCGCTGCTCCTGACCGGCCAGGACGGGACCCTGGACCCCCGCGCCCTGGCGGCCTGGGTCGCCCCCTCCCGCACCCTGGCCCGGGGCCTGCTCGTGGCGGCCGCCTGCGGGCTGCCGGGCCTGGCCACCGGCGTCGTCTGCCTCCTGCCGCTGCTGGTGTGGGCCCTGTCCGGGCAGTGGGCGGCGGTCGCCTCCGCCCTGGTCATGGCCCCGGTGGCCCTGGCCACCTGCGTGATCCTCTCGCGCGTGGTCGTCACCGCCGCCGGACTGTCCACCACCCGCAGGGGCCGGGACAGGGTCGCCCTGGTGGCAGTGGCGGCGGTGCTCCTGGGCTCACTGGTCCCGAGCCTGCTCAACGGCCTGGCCCTGGGCGAGGGGCTGGAGGCGCTGCGCCCCGTGGCCCGCGCGGTGGGGCTGACCCCCCTGGGGTGGACCTTTGCCGTGCCGGGCCTGGTGGCCACCGGTCAGTGGGCCCTGGCCGCGGCCTGCGCCCTGGGGGCGGTGGCGCTCCCGGTGCTGCTCATGGCCCTGTGGTACCGGGTCGTCCGCCGCGTCATGGTGACCCCCGTCAGCGGCTCCGGCCCCTCCCACGGCTACGCGGTGGTCACCAGGAAGCCGGACAGGTCCTCGTCGGCAGCCGGTTCCGCCGGTGACGCAGCCGGCACCGACGCCGACAGCCTGGTGGACGTCCTGCCCTGGGCCCGGCGCCTGGGGCGTCTCATGCCCGTCCCCGCCGCCGCCGTGGCCGCACGCTGCCTGCGCTACTGGCGCACCGACCCGCGCTACCTCGCCCAGCTCCTGGGCCTGTGCCTGGTCCCCGTGCTGCTCGTGGTCGTGGTGGCCGTGGGCCCCGCGGCGGGTACCAGCGTGGTGGGGCACCTGGCCTGGGGCGGCGCCCCGGCCGGGCTCCTGGCCCTGCCCGTCGTGCTCGGTCTCCTGACAGGATGGAGCCTCCACGACGACCTCGGCTACGACTCCACCGCCCGGTGGAGCCACCTCAGCGCCGCCCTGTGCGGGCGTGACGACCTGCTGGGCCGTATCGTGGCCGCCGCCCTGTGGCAGATCCCCGTCATCGTGGTGTCCACGCTCCTGGTCGCGGGGTGGACAGGGCACTGGCGCTGGGTGCCCGTGGTCCTGGGGACGGCCCTGGCCCTCCTGGGCTGCGCCTACGGCTGGTCCGCGGTCACGAGCGTCCTCATGCCCTACGAGGTCAACGCCCCGGGGGACAGTCCCCTGCGCTCGCGGACCAGCGGCACGGCGCTGCTGGCCTCCCTGGTCCAGATGGCGGGGTGGGTGGTCCTGGCCGCCGTCACCGCCCCGGTCTGGGGGGCCGGGATCCTCGTCGTCCTGGCCGGCTCCTGGGCCTGGGGTACGGCGGTGGCCCTGCTGGGCCTGGGGTGGGGGCTGGCCGGCACCTGCCTGGGCGTCCACCGTGCGGGCGTACTGCTGGAGCGGCGCGGGGCCCGGCTACTGGCCACCATCCGTTCCTGGCCCGGGCACGACCAGCCCGGCTGA
- the nagB gene encoding glucosamine-6-phosphate deaminase codes for MELIVLDTAEAIASRAADAIEALLASKPNAILGTATGSSPLPLYDELTRRYEAGRISFAQVEGFMLDEYVGLPEGHPERYATFMERNLRSRVDMRPGSLHGPDALSEDLQAACDAYEAAMAAAGYCDLQILGIGADGHIGFNEPGGPLDSTTHIDKLTEQTRRDNARFFDGDIDAVPTRCITQGLGTIMRARKLVLIATGENKAEAVAHLVEGEIDPRWPATVMQNHADALVLVDPAAASLLRQRH; via the coding sequence GTGGAGCTCATTGTCCTGGACACCGCGGAGGCCATTGCCTCCCGCGCCGCCGACGCCATTGAGGCCCTCCTGGCCTCCAAGCCCAACGCCATCCTGGGGACCGCCACCGGTTCCAGCCCGCTGCCCCTCTACGACGAGCTCACCCGCCGCTACGAGGCCGGGCGCATCTCCTTCGCCCAGGTCGAGGGCTTTATGCTCGACGAGTACGTGGGCCTGCCCGAGGGGCACCCCGAGCGCTACGCCACCTTCATGGAGCGCAACCTGCGCTCCCGCGTGGACATGCGCCCCGGCTCCCTGCACGGCCCCGACGCCCTGAGCGAGGACCTCCAGGCCGCCTGCGACGCCTACGAGGCCGCCATGGCCGCCGCCGGCTACTGCGACCTGCAGATCCTGGGCATCGGCGCCGACGGCCACATCGGCTTCAACGAGCCCGGCGGCCCCCTGGACTCCACCACGCACATCGACAAGCTCACCGAGCAGACCCGCCGTGACAACGCCCGCTTCTTCGACGGCGACATCGACGCCGTCCCCACCCGCTGCATCACCCAGGGGCTGGGCACGATCATGAGGGCGCGCAAGCTCGTGCTCATCGCCACCGGTGAGAACAAGGCCGAGGCCGTCGCCCACCTGGTCGAGGGGGAGATCGACCCCCGCTGGCCCGCCACCGTCATGCAGAACCACGCCGACGCCCTGGTCCTGGTGGACCCGGCGGCAGCCAGCCTGCTCAGGCAGCGGCACTGA
- a CDS encoding DUF3039 domain-containing protein yields the protein MAGQRVIPDPTSSVDPGAPGGPGDEPSQGVGTAVLEREELQSTDDGDADRFAHYVRKDKIAAAAATGRPVVALCGKVWTPGRDPSQYPVCPTCKQIYEQMRSGDEGGPSRRFPRFPFGRGGQ from the coding sequence ATGGCAGGCCAGCGTGTGATCCCGGACCCGACGAGCAGCGTCGACCCCGGTGCGCCCGGCGGCCCCGGGGACGAGCCCTCCCAGGGCGTCGGGACGGCCGTCCTGGAGCGCGAGGAGCTCCAGTCCACCGATGACGGCGACGCCGACCGCTTTGCCCACTACGTGCGTAAGGACAAGATCGCCGCGGCGGCGGCCACCGGACGCCCCGTCGTCGCCCTGTGCGGCAAGGTGTGGACGCCCGGGCGGGACCCGTCGCAGTACCCGGTGTGCCCCACCTGCAAGCAGATCTACGAGCAGATGCGCTCCGGGGACGAGGGCGGGCCGTCCCGCCGCTTCCCGCGCTTCCCCTTCGGCCGAGGCGGCCAGTGA
- a CDS encoding DEAD/DEAH box helicase, translating to MSPRRSQAAHPNQPSIFAAENLSPAYPQRAAWGTSRPLRAWQAAALERYLAAMPQDFLAVATPGAGKTTFALRVAVELLRPGEVHQVTIVCPTEHLKFQWAEAAAKVGIRIDPSYTNSQATLASHFDGVALTYAQVAANPNRHRARTAATRTLVILDEIHHGGDALSWGDAIREAFTPARRRLALTGTPFRSDTAPIPFVRYTEDSAGARRSRADYAYDYSDALRDGVVRPVMFLSYTGQMRWRTRAGDEVAARLGEPLTKDMEAQAWRTALDPAGEWIPAVLAAADQRLTEVRRQVPDAGGLVIAADRERARAYARALRSITGQAPTVVLSDDTGASSRIESFAASRDRWMVAVRMVSEGVDVPRLVVGVYATSASTPLFFAQAVGRFVRSRARGETASVFLPSVTPLLALAGEMEVARDHVLNAPGKDDASLPSPEERLLAEANRTEQASSDLLPGFEAMGSQAEFDRVLFDGGEFGTGAVVGSVEEQEYLGLPGLLEPEQVTVLLRQRQDRQIASQRKQASAARQREGSGADDARRRAAARRELSGLVAAWARRSGQPHGVVHNELRRVCGGPEVAAASTEEIEKRVETLRRWFVGRR from the coding sequence GTGAGCCCGCGGCGCAGCCAGGCCGCCCACCCCAACCAGCCCTCGATCTTCGCCGCGGAGAACCTCTCCCCGGCGTACCCGCAGCGTGCAGCCTGGGGCACCTCACGTCCGCTGCGCGCCTGGCAGGCCGCGGCCCTGGAGAGGTACCTGGCCGCCATGCCGCAGGACTTCCTGGCGGTCGCCACCCCCGGGGCGGGCAAGACCACCTTCGCCCTGCGCGTGGCCGTGGAGCTGCTGCGCCCCGGTGAGGTCCACCAGGTCACCATCGTCTGCCCCACCGAGCACCTGAAGTTCCAGTGGGCGGAGGCCGCCGCCAAGGTCGGTATCCGCATCGACCCCTCCTACACCAACTCCCAGGCCACGCTCGCCTCCCACTTCGACGGCGTCGCCCTGACCTACGCCCAGGTCGCCGCCAACCCCAACCGGCACCGGGCCCGCACGGCGGCCACCCGCACCCTGGTCATCCTCGACGAGATCCACCACGGCGGGGACGCCCTGAGCTGGGGGGACGCCATCCGCGAGGCCTTTACCCCGGCACGTCGGCGCCTGGCCCTGACCGGGACCCCCTTCAGGAGCGACACGGCGCCGATCCCGTTCGTGCGCTACACCGAGGACTCCGCCGGCGCCAGGAGGTCCCGGGCCGACTACGCCTACGACTACTCCGACGCCCTGCGCGACGGGGTGGTGCGCCCCGTGATGTTCCTGTCCTACACCGGCCAGATGCGGTGGCGCACCAGGGCCGGGGACGAGGTCGCCGCCCGCCTGGGCGAGCCCCTGACCAAGGACATGGAGGCCCAGGCCTGGCGCACCGCCCTGGACCCCGCGGGGGAGTGGATCCCCGCGGTCCTGGCCGCCGCCGACCAGCGCCTGACCGAGGTACGCCGTCAGGTGCCTGACGCCGGGGGGCTGGTCATCGCCGCCGACCGGGAACGGGCCCGGGCCTACGCGCGGGCGCTGCGCTCCATCACCGGCCAGGCGCCCACCGTGGTGCTCTCCGACGACACCGGGGCCTCCAGCCGGATCGAGTCCTTCGCCGCCTCCAGGGACCGCTGGATGGTGGCGGTACGCATGGTCTCCGAGGGGGTGGACGTGCCCCGCCTGGTGGTGGGCGTCTACGCCACCTCCGCCTCCACGCCCCTGTTCTTCGCCCAGGCGGTGGGGCGCTTTGTGCGCTCACGTGCCCGGGGGGAGACCGCCAGCGTCTTCCTGCCCTCCGTCACCCCGCTGCTGGCCCTGGCCGGTGAGATGGAGGTGGCCCGTGACCACGTCCTGAACGCCCCCGGGAAGGACGACGCCTCCCTGCCCTCCCCCGAGGAGCGGCTGCTCGCCGAGGCCAACCGGACCGAGCAGGCCAGCTCCGACCTCCTGCCCGGGTTCGAGGCCATGGGCAGCCAGGCCGAGTTCGACCGGGTCCTGTTCGACGGCGGCGAGTTCGGCACCGGGGCCGTGGTGGGCAGCGTGGAGGAGCAGGAGTACCTGGGCCTGCCGGGGCTCCTGGAGCCCGAGCAGGTCACCGTCCTGCTGCGCCAGCGCCAGGACAGGCAGATCGCCTCCCAGAGGAAGCAGGCCTCTGCGGCCAGGCAGCGGGAGGGCTCCGGGGCGGACGACGCCCGACGCCGGGCCGCGGCCCGCAGGGAGCTCTCCGGTCTCGTGGCCGCCTGGGCCCGTCGCTCCGGCCAGCCCCACGGTGTGGTCCACAACGAGCTGCGCCGCGTGTGCGGCGGCCCGGAGGTGGCCGCCGCCTCCACCGAGGAGATCGAGAAGCGGGTGGAGACCCTGCGCCGCTGGTTCGTGGGCAGGCGCTGA
- a CDS encoding alpha/beta fold hydrolase gives MQHLLTTPTGTTLCVEQTGVATGPLVLALEGHSAQLIQTPSAWARTLAGAGCHVVRVDNRDVGRSQRFDVPGQDAYTLVDMAQDVHGLLEVLDAGPAVVCGHSMGGAVAQLLALDHPEDVVGLVLMSTWAASAPAAPRSAVPAPFTDEEGFVAYEQVALPRGAGSRYPLVPSQVEALARAMWARGVDWDGIERQSLAISRTPPWAHRLTELAARCRAGELGVDIVHGTQDTTVDPAAAAALHQALPGSRLHLVPGMGHLWPAALAVPVAEAALALVPSASSGP, from the coding sequence ATGCAGCACCTCCTGACCACGCCCACCGGTACCACCCTGTGCGTGGAGCAGACCGGGGTCGCCACCGGGCCCCTCGTCCTGGCCCTGGAGGGGCACAGCGCCCAGCTCATCCAGACCCCTTCCGCCTGGGCGCGGACGCTGGCCGGCGCAGGCTGCCACGTGGTCCGCGTGGACAACCGCGACGTCGGGCGCTCGCAGCGCTTTGACGTCCCCGGCCAGGACGCCTACACCCTGGTGGACATGGCCCAGGACGTCCACGGGCTCCTGGAGGTGCTCGATGCCGGTCCGGCGGTGGTCTGCGGGCACTCCATGGGTGGGGCGGTGGCCCAGCTCCTGGCCCTGGACCACCCTGAGGACGTCGTCGGCCTGGTGCTCATGTCCACGTGGGCGGCCAGCGCCCCGGCCGCGCCCAGGTCCGCCGTGCCCGCCCCCTTCACCGACGAGGAGGGCTTCGTGGCCTACGAGCAGGTGGCCCTGCCCCGGGGCGCCGGGAGCCGCTACCCCTTGGTCCCCTCCCAGGTCGAGGCCCTGGCGCGGGCCATGTGGGCCCGTGGTGTGGACTGGGACGGGATCGAGCGCCAGTCCCTGGCGATCAGCCGCACCCCGCCGTGGGCCCACCGCCTGACCGAGCTGGCCGCGCGGTGCCGGGCCGGGGAGCTGGGGGTGGACATTGTCCACGGCACGCAGGACACCACCGTCGATCCTGCTGCCGCCGCCGCGCTGCACCAGGCCCTGCCCGGTTCCCGCCTCCACCTCGTGCCCGGCATGGGTCACCTGTGGCCCGCGGCCCTGGCCGTGCCGGTCGCCGAGGCCGCTCTCGCCCTGGTCCCGTCCGCCTCCTCGGGTCCCTAG